A portion of the Lolium rigidum isolate FL_2022 chromosome 1, APGP_CSIRO_Lrig_0.1, whole genome shotgun sequence genome contains these proteins:
- the LOC124675611 gene encoding protein trichome birefringence-like 21 gives MQKLQLVNPTAVSLPAVVIVLFIVTTPYRRSFFDAYGPGAFVSIPSGSRHPPATNSAPALARVPQECDIFRGEWVPDDGGALPYYTNLSCPVIQEHQNCMKYGRPDLGFLRWRWRPAGCELPRFDAAGFLDVMRDRSMAFVGDSLARNHMQSLICLLTKVEYPKDISTTQNQEFRTLHYASHNFTVSVFWSPFLVKANLSDADHGSGRLWNLYLDEPDEAWLPFVSGSDYVVISAANWFTRPSLFYESGRVVACHYCLVPGVPDLTLRHSLRVAFRTALRAVTSLPGFNGTAIVRTVSPTSHFEGGEWDNGGDCRRTRPYATNETSIAGLDLDFYTAQVEEFATAEAAVREMGSGARVMLMDTTAAMVLRPDGHPSRYGHWAHENVTLYNDCVHWCLPGPIDVWNEMLLQMLLA, from the exons ATGCAGAAGCTCCAGCTAGTCAACCCGACGGCGGTGTCACTCCCGGCGGTCGTCATCGTCCTCTTCATCGTCACCACGCCCTACCGCCGTTCTTTCTTCGACGCCTACGGCCCCGGCGCCTTCGTCTCAATCCCGTCAGGTTCTCGGCATCCGCCGGCCACGAACTCCGCTCCCGCCCTCGCCCGGGTGCCGCAGGAATGCGACATTTTCCGGGGCGAGTGGGTGCCGGACGACGGCGGTGCGCTGCCGTACTACACGAACCTCAGCTGCCCGGTGATCCAGGAGCATCAGAACTGCATGAAGTACGGCCGCCCGGACCTCGGGTTCCTCAGGTGGCGCTGGCGGCCGGCGGGGTGCGAGCTTCCCCGGTTCGACGCCGCGGGGTTCCTGGATGTTATGAGAGACCGGTCCATGGCGTTCGTCGGGGACTCGCTGGCCAGGAACCACATGCAGTCCCTCATCTGCCTCCTGACCAAG GTGGAGTACCCGAAGGACATCTCCACGACGCAAAACCAAGAATTCAGGACGCTGCACTACGCGTCGCACAACTTCACCGTCTCCGTCTTCTGGTCGCCGTTCCTCGTGAAGGCGAACCTGTCCGACGCCGACCACGGCAGCGGCCGGCTGTGGAACCTGTACCTGGACGAGCCGGACGAGGCGTGGCTGCCGTTCGTGTCCGGCTCCGACTACGTGGTCATCTCGGCGGCCAACTGGTTCACGAGGCCTTCCCTGTTCTACGAGTCCGGCCGCGTCGTCGCCTGCCACTACTGCCTCGTCCCGGGTGTGCCGGACCTCACGCTGCGGCACTCGCTGCGCGTCGCGTTCCGCACGGCGTTGCGTGCGGTCACGAGCCTGCCGGGGTTCAACGGGACGGCCATCGTGCGGACGGTGTCGCCGACGTCGCACTTCGAGGGCGGGGAGTGGGACAATGGCGGCGACTGCCGGCGGACGCGGCCGTACGCGACCAACGAGACGAGCATTGCCGGGCTGGACCTCGACTTCTACACGGCGCAGGTTGAGGAGTTCgccacggcggaggcggcggtcaGGGAGATGGGCAGCGGCGCGAGGGTGATGCTGATGGACACGACGGCGGCGATGGTGCTCCGGCCGGACGGGCACCCGAGCCGGTACGGGCACTGGGCGCACGAGAACGTGACGCTCTACAACGACTGCGTGCACTGGTGTCTGCCCGGCCCCATCGACGTGTGGAACGAGATGCTGCTCCAGATGCTGCTCGCATGA